In the genome of Aphidius gifuensis isolate YNYX2018 linkage group LG6, ASM1490517v1, whole genome shotgun sequence, the window TTTCAATAAAGTATCACACCAACTTGTCATAAACAATTGAACCAGCTGGTGAAGCAACTGAATCAGTTGAtgatagtatttttaaataaaatacttattaattaacacaagtattaatttaatcagaTGAACATACTTAAGGAAGGTGCAAGTACAGCTATATATATTGATGCAATAGCATGTGCACCATACGTTGGATGAACCAGCAAATGCTAAAACACATTTCatcaaatacaacaacatATTCTCCACAACAATgtgtacaaaaaaaacagctgAACTAAATCGACAATCATTtgatacaaataatacaattattagaccacatattaaattatcatcatgtttAAAATCAtgttcatatttataaaaaaaacagcactcacacttttttttaacgataaaCCTAGATGGAAAATTggggaattaaaaaattgacaataaatacattgtaaaaaaagtttctttttgtttggtgtaatacaaattatctttatttagttttagTTTAGtcttaattctttttttaatatttaaaaggttattttttttttagtttttcagaacgtttgtttacttatttattattattattatcaagtaatctatacttgttaataattaataatatattatttactttattattattataataatatatatttattattattaaattaactttgTACTTTTCACATCACCTTTTGTTAACCAtatcacgtttttttttttttttgattaagacttctttataaaattttttataaaaaaaagacatttttcCCACTATTCTATGCACCTCCACCACCTCGTGTACTTCCTCGTCTACCTCGTGTACCTCCTCGTCCTTGTCTTCGTGATCCTCCATCACCACCACTGAGTATGGATTTGAAATATTGTTTACGCCAATATCTAgacaaaatgattaaaaatttatagtttattattgttatttattttttttattgttgattaattcgatagtttattgttgttatttattttttttaattgttgtttaatttgaaagtttattgttgttacttgttgtttattttttttatttatacatatagtatttattatttatatattatttatatttagtatttattatttataaatacatatagtATTCATTGTTTACCTGAAACGTTCAGAGTCATCGACTGGCATCTGGCCAGGATTGACAGCTACAGCACGACCTCCATAACCTCCATCAGCCCCAGCATTACCACGTCCAGTATTTTCCCCTCTCAATCttccatcaccaccaccacgaCGACCAACACGAGCAATACGATGGACTGGTACCCCAGCAATACCGCCGACTGATATACCTCGTAACATCTCTTCACGACGAGTAATTGCATCACAAGGATCATCATTAAGCTTAACAGCAGCACCCAAATCACCACGATCATcagcattatcatcatcagcatgttgatcaatattattattattttcaaagataACTTCGTCCAAAGCAGTACCTGGTACATCATAACCTTCCTGAATGAATTCTTCTTCAATTAAATAGAGCTGTGCTCGAGCTTGCTCGTGACGTCGAGCAAGATCAGCCCTGCGGCGTGTCCGATTTGCTTCCTCTTTTTCACGAGCAAGCTCGTTACTTCTCATTGTACTTATGATGtcctgaaaataattaattatattgttattattataatcttgtatttaatttaataattaacagtcgtgaataaataaactcgTAAgttagaataataaatatataaatgttataattataaaaaaaagtaaaatgaagtttatgttattttttggtAGAGATATCTTACAATATTTTACTATTAGTACTGttagaaattttattcattattttaacctAAAAGTTTATCTATTCAcgactattaattatttattgatataaataataattgaaatctattttgttaacaataattaataaatatgaacTTACTCTTGGTCTTTGTGCCatggtttgtttttttttttattgccacTGCGAA includes:
- the LOC122859600 gene encoding uncharacterized protein LOC122859600 codes for the protein MAQRPRDIISTMRSNELAREKEEANRTRRRADLARRHEQARAQLYLIEEEFIQEGYDVPGTALDEVIFENNNNIDQHADDDNADDRGDLGAAVKLNDDPCDAITRREEMLRGISVGGIAGVPVHRIARVGRRGGGDGRLRGENTGRGNAGADGGYGGRAVAVNPGQMPVDDSERFRYWRKQYFKSILSGGDGGSRRQGRGGTRGRRGSTRGGGGA